In the genome of Daucus carota subsp. sativus chromosome 9, DH1 v3.0, whole genome shotgun sequence, the window TGGCGTTGCGCCTCCACAATTCAGGTAGTTGACATCAGCTACACATTCTCCAAAATCCTCTGGCAGAgaaataatatgaatatataagattatatctgttgtttataataattgttTGACGGAACTTCTAAGAGGCAATAAAGAAGAATAAATACCTTCATATAAGGTCCTTACGTAATGAGCATATCTAGGGATGAGATCTTTATAAATGATACCATCTGGACGTGCATCCAAGACTACCAGGACtcctataaaaagaatattaaaaaatcCAAATGAGGCCAATTATCTGGTCCATATGCAAAATCCAAACTTTTAAATATCATAACAAAGTAAAGCAACCAGGAAAAGTTGAGATTGCAGTATACAAATTACAATCATGCACAATTACAGACTCAGGAACAGGGACACACACACCATGGAACTAAGGAGAGTGGTGACAACACACTTTCTTTTAATGAAAACAATACATATATGAAAATTGACCCGAATTTGTGTTATCCACTTATGTTTGATAACATCACTATATTTCATCTACTTTATGTAACTGATTAACTCTAAGTGGACTTCCCTATTCTTATCTCTGCACAAGCGCAGAACTACCCCTTACATTCTCCCCAATCATCTGTTCTCATATTTGCCCTAGGTTCTATAATGTTCCAAAACTATTCCTACCTGTGACAATTACTATCTTCCTGAATTGCGACAGACCATTCTGACTAGAACAGGTCTTCTCTCTTTTCTGGTTTTGATTTCTCTAAGCTGTATAAACTCTTTCAATATACTGCTTTGTCAACGATGGTTTTTTATGGTTATTTTTAGAGGGTGGAGACTAATGGAAAGAGAAGTagaaaaggtaaaaaaaaaatagtttataaAAGTATATACATACACCATATACACATAATAATAAACATGGTAGCCGGAGGTAGCAGGCATGTGATTAATTCAGGAAGTGACAAAGATAAGTTAGAGAGATAAAAGAGTAACAAGAATGAGTAGTCcagatatttcaaaattaaaataatactgGTTGtgataaatttatactttttagTTTAACAAAGGTTTCTATTGATTATTAGCATATATATCTAGGCCAACATTCCATGGAGGTCCTTCTTATATGGAGTTCCgtagtacatataaaatattattcttattataaattctattatagaataaatataaaatattattctaatataataCTACgacatacatatattataaataatttaacacttaatatTTGAACAAAAAAGCTGATTTTTTAAAACTGGTTCTAAAGTAGAATAATTCTGAATAATATTATTCTGTTGCAGAATTATGTTGAATATTGcatgattttcaatgatttttggaataaaaaatttgtataatttcGTTCTcgatttactaattaaaatttgttattatatttcattaaaaaatataaaaaatatttgtattatgtatatatttatagtgGTGTACTACGGAactatataagagggtatgctatggagtgctacccattATATCTAAACTATCTATACTACATTAATAAAGCCGAAGGATTAAAAATTTGGTTGGTTTGTTAAGTACTAGGGATATTGACCGAAGACAAGATCGTGACAGTTTTAATGATGAACTAAAGTAAATATACATGAGCATACGAAAACATTTAAATTCGAATTATAATGACTTCAAATCtcaaaagaataagaataatGCCCGTTGACACTCCAGAATTTTATATATTCGATTGTGTAAGAGCTAGttcaatgcaatgctatacttacatctattgctatattatggCAACAATTGCAAATAAACCAACATAAAAGGGGTTtcatatttggatgcatccttggttcttgGTCTATAAAAGTCAAGGATGGATCCAAGCACATCTTAAATAACTACAAATTGAGGTTGAGTCAAACATATATTGCATTGTCCATCACTAAATACCAAAAGCATATTAAATTGGATAAAAGTTAAAaaagttaattaaatttgaaactagctTTAGAGTGCAacttttattttagcaccaataAACACTTTTTTGATGCTATATTTTAGCAATAGCAATAGGTATTTGGTATATAGAGCATTGTACTGGCTCTAATGTGAATACAATAAAGCTCATAACTGCAGTCGAAACTTAAATTCATCCACACAAATACACACATGCTTAAATTACGCTCGTCATTTATTTAGTCTCAAGTATTCTACGTTTCATTCCTTCATATATTCTAACATCACTTAATTTCTATACTCAGTATTGATAAGGAAGAAAAGACAGCAGCTGGTTCTTGACCCCAGCATTATGTAGCATTAACCACATGTGTCCATGTTGTCAAATCTAAAAGTCCTAAATTTTCTTCAGGCCCTTCTTCTGAGTACACCCCAGGTCACTAGTCAAATTGCTAGGCATTCTTAAACCATTATTCAACGAGGAGTGAGAAAAGGAGCTAGACTCTTTCTGGTTTATTTTCTTCGGGATTACCTGAAGAGTTTGGCCATTATCGTAATTTCTGTGAGTGTGTATAATTTAAACTATCTCAAGTCCAGTGAGCAATTAATTGTGAGTGCAGTGTGCAAATAACTGACTAAGGCAGTTGATAATACActgtaaaaataattaaatggcAAGACCGCATTCACAATCCTTGAAGATAGTCCATTATAGGTTACTCCTTATTGTTAAATAATACTAGAGAACATTGACTATCAATAAACAGAGTCAAGAGCCAAAAAATTATCTGCAGCAGTTGAACCAAATGAAGAGAACAGGTACCAGGTGCCAACCAAGCTGTAGTGGATGTATCAGGCAATGGAGCCAGCCACAAAATATTCCGAAGGTTCATTGATTCATCGTACTGCACATTTGACCCTGACaattaaataatagaatttAAAACAATTTTGTTCATCATacagattttatattgaatgaATAGTTTGCCTTTTAAAAGTCAACACTTTATGACTTGGTGAATTTTTTAAGAATCacaaagtaaaaaaatatagttctagGAAAGGGGTGGCTATACAGATACCCCATCTTTAGTTTTTCGTTCTCTTATTCTTGAAAAGCATGATAAGTGGAACCTCGACAATCTAATAATCAATATATTGgtaatctcgataaattaataaaatttgttgGTCCGAAGGATATTCATTCAATGAGAGTTTAACTGTTTATATATGAACACACATATATTGCAAGAACCAAGCATTATAAACTCAATTAGTCAACATCACGCCTTCATGATTTTAGGTATGTTCAAAACTTCAGGGTAATAGACTATAGAGTAATAGACTATAGATGCAATAGAAGCCAAAAGTACCTGCTTGACAGTAGCCCATATTGTAGGGAAATGTATTTTTGTCAAAGGCTGGGTACTCTTTTGCATGAAACCTGACATTTTGGCACCAGAAATATATTAGATCATCATAATAGTAAGTAAATTTATTTCCAGTCAAAGAGATATAGGAAATCAATGAAGCTTATTGCTCATCAACCAAATGCATCTATTTATTATTGTTGTATTGTTTGGCAATAGGTCAGAAATACTAATACCAGCATAAAAGAGGTCCACAAAGAGGTGCATCTGTGCATGTTATATCCTAATGCTATAGCGATAATGAGTATATGGAACGCATTAATAAAAACTCCTCTCAATTTTTAAAGAAGATTCCACAACTACATCATATTTCTTCCGCTAACACTAATTTTCAACATCCTGAACCTCGTTAGGCAACTTGACCAGAATGAAAAATGAGCCCCGTGATCAGAGTAAAAAACTGTAAAGTTAGACAACATATTTGGGGCTAAAACAGTGTTGCGCACCAAAACGCAATGTTCGGATTCATAAAAAACATgtaagatatacatatatagacaGTACATATTATAAAACGTTATATACTTATAGATAATAAAGCATTTATAAGCAAAAGTCAATTATCATAAATGATAATGCAACTAGATTACATAAATTCAAAGCCTAGAATAGTTTAAAGGCAGAGTGGCAAAGAAGTGTAAAGTTATTCACTAAATCACCTTCTTCAATATTTTGATTCGGATCCTCAACAAATTCTTGTTCATACTTAATAATTGCTTCATCAATCACACGTCTTTTACATTATGATCCCATGGAACTATATTTCCCTTTTGAGGATCCCTCCGAGGCATGCGACCtattataatatagaaataaatataatttcaagttattaattttttagattttaagaGTTGGGATTAAATCTACAAAGTCTTAAGTTCTGAATCTGACCTAGTGAGTAATGAGCCTCTCCGGAAGCAATTTCAACATCCTTGTATATTAATCCGTCCACTTCGGGAAAAACTTACTCATTCTCATTATTTTCACCATCTCTGTCAAAGCTTCCAACCAACCATTCATTGCTTCCGTCAATTTCGTGCAATGAGATGAGATCAATGATGTTAAAGAGTTCATATCTATGCTTCAAAGGTCTTGTACTTGACAAACACTAAATCATTCAATTTTTGTTGTTCAAGTCGGTAACTTTTCTATGCTATGATATTTAAGTGCCAAAGTGTTTGTTTACTCTGTGTACCTTCATAGCAAAAAAAAGAACCGACTTGAACAACAAAAATTGAATGATTTGGTTTGTCAAGCTCAAGTACAATAGACCTTTGAAGCATAGATATGAACTCTATAACTGCattgatcacatctcattgcaCGTAATTGACGAAAGCAATGAATGGTTGGTTGGAAGCTTTGACAGATATGGTGAAAATAATGAGAACGAGTATGTTTTCCCGGAAGTGGACGGATTAACATACAAGGATATTGAAATTGCTTCCGGAGCCGGAGAGGCTCGTTACTCGCTAGGTCAAATTCAGAAGTTAGGACTTTGTAGATGTAATCCCAACTCTTAAAattccaaaatattaataacttgaaattatatttatttgtgtaTTCTATATTAATAATAGGTCGCGTGCCTCGAAGGGATCCTCAAAAGGGAAACATACTTCTCTGGGATCATCATCTAAAAGACGTTTGATTGATGAAGTAATCATCGAGAATGAGGACAAGTATGAAGAAGAAATTGAATTTGTTAAGGATCTGAATCAAAAtaatgaagaagaagatgattttGTGAATATTGAAGAAGATGATTAGTGATTTAGTGGATAACTTCGCATTTCTTTGCCACTGTACCTTTAAACTATTCTAGGCTTTGAATTTATGTAATCTGGTTGcattattatttatgataacTGACTTTTGCTTATAAATGTTTTATTAtctataagtatataataatttacaATATCTACTGcctatatatgtaattttacatgttttcgaTGAATACGGGCGTTGCGCTTATGCCCTGTGAGGCCTTTGTGCTTCGGTGCGCATATCGCCTTTAACAACACTAGTACCACATCAATGTTGTATAAGCTATGAAATGTTGTAGAATTTAACCCCAATCAACTATAATGATAATGGGCTAGTTGTCAAGTTGGCTACGCTAGTGTTGCACTTCTGGGCTTTCGGGTGTCGGGCAACACTTTCGGTTTTCCAAGGGCTTTAGGCAGAAAAGTAATCGGAGTTCGTAACAAAGCCCCTAGTTGTAGTCCCAAGACTCAATAACAATATCCTAATTATTCATAAATAGACTGGAAAAAGTGAAAGCTTATTATAAAAGTGTAATTCTCGACTCTTATTACACAGCCATATTATTTGCAAGTCATATAAAGTATCTGTAAAAACCAAACATGCCAGTTTCCCCAAATCTCCTTTTCAGTTTTACACATTATACATAACAACAGTAACAAATACAGTCATATAAATGTATGCAGGCAGTCTAACACTGACTTACAATATACCAAGCCTCCCTGAATCAGAGGCAAGAAAAATGTGACCATGAAAGAAGTCATAGCGATTAAGTGATACATTCAACCCCACATCAGGACCTCGAACAGCAATAAGATTGAATAAAAATTCTAGGTATGAATTCAAATCCTACATGATCAGAAAAAGATAGATAATAAGCAAGATTTTAGCaactattttacaaaataacacAAAACATACTTATGATACAGAACACATTTTTGTGCACAACTTGCTACCAACTAGAAGTGagtatttgaatatataatttgaaactaACCTCACTTATAAACTGCAGTCCATAAGGGGTTCTTGTTAGCTCACATCGGTTTTCCTTTGATCCTTCAATATCAGGTACCTATCAAATTAACCTAGGTATACATAACGGACAACATAAAAAGGTATAATATCATACTACATCCCAAGCAAATCAGTTAAATGCTTTTATCAGCTTTGTCAAACCTCTTTAACAGATTCAACAACGTTGTGCTTCACCTATGATTGGTGATATTTCATGTTAAacctttttattcaaaaaagaaaaataaatgtaaaatgcCAAGAGCAAAATacttaaagattttttttattttttttcattggaCTTGATATTAGCACTTTGATTGCCATGGCACGTACTACTACATGgtacatatataaaaagtttTAGCCTTTGAAATTAGTTTATTTAGAGATACAAGAATAAGATATTACAAAAAGTAATTTATATAGACTACGTACTTTATATAACAACTAGGCAGAATTGTTTTTAGAGATAAAGATCGTTTTAGACTAAAATAGTTGTAGGTGATTGTTTCGACCATTGAACAATAAGAAACAAATAGCACAAGTAATATATACGAAACAGATAAATACCAACAGCAAAAATGTTTCATGTGACGTACCATCAGTTAAAACCGTAACACGTCAATATTATCATATGGTACCTATTAGCCATTCTATCCAGATGGATGTTATATCTGGTTGGACAGAAGAGAGTTTTGTggaaatggaatgaaatgaaaatttaCTTTATTACGCACAAATCTTATTTATGAGATGATTAAACTCCATCGTTTTTCAACACGCTCATCCATCCTTATATTCTCATTAATGTCAACAAGCCAGTCCCAATACAAGTTCACATCAAGAAATGCAACGGTGCATACATAATTTTTAAGATATCCAATACATGGATTAGTTCAAAGAAAGTCCAATAGGGTAATGCTTAATTAATCAGAATGTGTGATCGAGTATTATAATATCAGGAACTTCATTTTACTCggtatttaataattaatcagaATGTGTGATCGAGTATTATAATATCAGGAACTTCATTTTACTCggtatttaataattaaaaacaaatctaaGTTTGACACTAACAGAAAAGAACTCAAATTCTACTTTCGGAAAATGTAACGAAGAACAAGCGTAAACTATTGCATATTGCCAATAATTTCTTGCTTGTTCTCTTAGTAGTCTACACGGTCGTTTGCTAAAGTATATGTAAAGGATATGGCAGTGGTAGAGTAATTTGTAGTGTAGGGTGCTTTATGCCTTacttccctagttaatttcaaGGCACTACTTATCCCATCTTTATCTATTTTCAGTTGTGCCATTTCCTTGCTGATATaatgtttataaatatacattacTCTGGCCTCCACATTTTGGGTGTTGGCCCCCATTACATTAACAGAACTCACTTTAATCTTTATATACTCAATACAAACTTACAGGTATAATACTTGGGTCCAAGGCCCACTGTATAGCCCCCACATCCCCGCCCGAATCAACCGCAATTCTCGCAAGCTCCCTCACCGCCTCCGGTGGCCACCACACAGCTTCATTCTCCTCCTCCCTCCTCATTTCCGGCCAACCCGACCCAAACCCGGGTCGGGTCGCCTCGACCAGTCCACTCTCCACACCTCCCCCACTCAGCACACGCCGAACGGGGTCAACCCCAGATCCAAAATCCAatccgggtcgggtcgggtcaaAGGGAACAATGAACTTGAAGCAAGACTGGAGCTGGCGAGCTTCGTAAGCGTTGACTGAGGAAGCTTGCTGAGGAGAGCCGAGGAGGGAGATGAGATGAGAAGGGGTGGCGGAGGAGACGGGTCTGAAGCGACGGAGAGAGTGTTTGGAGTTGGGGTTGGAGAGAGAGCCGGCGGCGACGgagagagagaagaggagagtgagggagagagatgggTGGTGGTGAAGATGATTTCTCATTTCACTGCTCAATGAGAGGAGACTACCAAACAAACTCAAACAGGTATTTTAGGAGCCATGTTCTGGAAAGGGCAGATGGAGCGGCAGGAATTGACTAATGCAGTAAATTTTTAACGAGAAGTTACATTTTTAACCTTCCACTAATTCgactattattattaaatgtaGCGTAGTcagtaaaatattattaaatgcacatgctaagcacagaattttatagttttagagggttttgattggtgtggttgttgtaaatgcaggggggccatcattattgaagagtgtaagccaatcaaaaccctctaaATCCATAGATTTTGGTGCttaacatgtgcccatgggcacaccatagaaaaaccgatttaACTATTAGCCGAAGCAAATAGATCTATATATATTACTCCTTCAATCCCAATTTAGATAAGTCTTTTactcatttcacacatattaaggagtATTAAATGATTCTTCGTTTTTCCATCTCTACCCATATTTATTGTTTTGACTTTCAATTGTATTAGCTATATGTTATAttggaaatgataaataagTAAGGGTAAGTATGGAAGATTGTAGATAAATGTGCGTTGAAAAGAGAGAGGCTTAAGTATTTTGGGATAAAAAATTTTCTCAAAAGGGTAATCTAATTTGAAATGGAGGTAGTATAGACGGAGATAACCTTGAGATTAGGTCGTTATCGTTGTTGTCGGGAGACGGTACCGGAAACGGAGATATTGCCTGAAATGGAGTTATTTCAGAGATGACATTTGATACAAGGTCGTGGACTTCGTCGTCGTCGGTAGAAGCCGCTGGAGAAGTGAG includes:
- the LOC108202573 gene encoding uncharacterized protein LOC108202573: MRNHLHHHPSLSLTLLFSLSVAAGSLSNPNSKHSLRRFRPVSSATPSHLISLLGSPQQASSVNAYEARQLQSCFKFIVPFDPTRPGLDFGSGVDPVRRVLSGGGVESGLVEATRPGFGSGWPEMRREEENEAVWWPPEAVRELARIAVDSGGDVGAIQWALDPSIIPVPDIEGSKENRCELTRTPYGLQFISEDLNSYLEFLFNLIAVRGPDVGLNVSLNRYDFFHGHIFLASDSGRLGILFHAKEYPAFDKNTFPYNMGYCQAGSNVQYDESMNLRNILWLAPLPDTSTTAWLAPGVLVVLDARPDGIIYKDLIPRYAHYVRTLYEEDFGECVADVNYLNCGGATPEYKIFIC